DNA sequence from the Chitinophaga flava genome:
CCCAAAGAGTTCCGTATGGCTTATACCGCATCCGGAACGCGCACCTTCGTTTAGTGTCCCAGGGCTGAAGCCCTGGGCTATAATAGATGCTAGCGAGGCTTTTATCAAATATGTAAATAATGTATGGGACGAAATATGCTGTAATCAGGGGGCAGCTAAAATATATTGGCAGGGGGTTAATTCAAATATGCTATAAGCAAGGGGGGTAGCTTAAATACGATATACTCAAAGAGTTCAGTCGCAATACGCTGTACTCAAGGCCATTTACCACAATATTAGCCCAGGGCTTCAGCCCTGGGACTCAGGCGCTAATAGCCAGTTTTTTTTCCACAGCAGTCAGCAGATGATCAATGGAAAATTCTTCCTGCAGATAAGCATCTGTAAAGCTATAGGTGATTTCAAGTGAAGGCGTGATGAGGAATACTCCCGGAATTGGTACGTCGGCATTCACACCAGCTACGCGGCCCCAGATAGGGTCTGTTTCACGATAGATGCCTGCTTTCCGCGCGATACGATTTTGTGCGTCCCACGCTATATCAAAAGGCAACGGCTGTTTATTAAACTGCATGAAGTCTTTCTTCTCTTCTGCAGACAATACCAGCAACCGTGCTCCTGCTGCTTCAATAGCCGCATGTTTTTCCGCCAGCTGCGCAATCAGTGCATC
Encoded proteins:
- a CDS encoding redoxin domain-containing protein, whose translation is MSTLHRYADYLPAPTPERFPSPVKNRERIQPLATGQFFPDFYVAEDKVINEVSLLGDHVSGTSLHLLTVQPLIVVFYSVNWNGYGDALIAQLAEKHAAIEAAGARLLVLSAEEKKDFMQFNKQPLPFDIAWDAQNRIARKAGIYRETDPIWGRVAGVNADVPIPGVFLITPSLEITYSFTDAYLQEEFSIDHLLTAVEKKLAISA